In Tissierellales bacterium, the following proteins share a genomic window:
- a CDS encoding Fe-S-binding domain-containing protein, protein LSKNNNNIAVRAKSPSNGRPLCLKGRLTTELLYLDEPEVPYKKDENGFYEATWKEALGLDDIIAKIEEIDTRKK, encoded by the coding sequence CTTGTCTAAAAATAATAATAATATAGCTGTTAGAGCCAAATCACCATCTAATGGACGACCTCTTTGCTTAAAAGGAAGGCTAACTACTGAGTTATTGTATCTAGATGAACCAGAAGTTCCTTATAAAAAAGATGAGAATGGATTTTATGAAGCTACTTGGAAAGAAGCCTTAGGCTTAGATGATATTATTGCTAAGATAGAAGAAATAGATACTAGAAAAAAGTAA